ttcacagcctgcagttgcaTATCACCTTATGTGTGCACgtgaaaaaaatgtgcatgcatgtatctgaatgtgtgaatttgttaaaaaaataaataaatgttctcACAATTTtaagtttgtgaatgtgtaataaagttttgcagctgtagaaatattttgtgcatgtgtgaaaaaggtTTGTGCACGCAGATATAATTTGCACATGTGTAAACACTTTtgtagctgtagaaatattttatgtatgtgtaatttaaacttgtgcaggaatattttcaacagtgaggtttcacaaagtcaaactgtccaatcagggggCAAAAGGTTCTAGCGCGTTCTATAATAAGCCATTGTGCCAGCAGTTATAAATGgtactaaataataaataaaggttCATTAGATAGAGTTTTCATGTCAATGTCAGAGCCAGAAATGGCCCTTTCCAGGACATGTGTatctatcacagtgaatgatgattTATGAATGTGTAGTTTGTAATCAAGTATCACAAACATGACAACCACATAGATAAGGGGAAAGTCCATGACCACAGTGCCTTTCATAACAGCACGAAACAATCTTTATTTGGCAGGGAAAGGAAATCATGTGATGATAAGGGTTATGATTCTCGTGCAGATGTAGTTTCCTGGAAATTATACTTCGCTCATCTATTTAGTCTGCCATCAAGAGTTTGTACTGGTACATTTAGCAGGAAAGCACAAACTCTCACTCACATgcaaacaagtgaaaaaaaaaaatctgcattgaCAAAcctaaaaataatatatatttttttaaattaggttATTTTGTAAGGCAAGATTTTCCACAAGATTGATACACAGGATGTAATGCCTCATTACACAGAATAGGCatgcaaaacattattttaatctttttaaacACTGGGTCTGTTATGTGTGTGAACGCCAGCACAGATAGTTGGTGAGTCAAATGCCAACACAGGCTTTGCGATCGGATTTACCTTGGCTGTATTAGTGTTTGTATGACAAGCCTGGATGTGCAGTCGGGCCCAGGGGTCAGCTGAAAGATGACCCTGGTTAGTGTAATGCCCTAAATATGCTGTAAAGCATGAGGGGGCCAAGCAGAATCAGACCCTGGGCCAAGTTTGGGTCTGCCCTCTTTGGAGTCCTACATGTCCCGTCCTGAAAGCACCTGTGGCGTCCTCTATACCCAAACAGAAGCAGGACATTCATCAGTGGAGAGCCAGCTGTGGATGGAtgcataatttttattttattttccatctgctTTCTCTCACAGCATGACCATATATACAACATTATGAACAATGATACAACCATCATGTGAACTGTGTGGGGGACATGGTAAGAACCGTCATCACCTGTGCACACTGTGCAATACAGATTTTTAACATATCTTTGATTTTTAATAAcctctgctttttttaaaatcagaaattGGTGGGTAAACTAACAAGTTTGACataagaacattttttaaacaaaaataattaaaatattacaacATAACAAAAAGTTATAAATGTGAAAGATttaactttttgttgttttttacaaaaCGTTGATCAATATATAATGAATATACATGCATCCTGCAtctatataaaatgtcagactgtaAGATGTGTTGCAGTTGATGGCAAAATGTGTCAGTGAACACAAACCCTGTGTTACTTCCTCTACACCACTACAATTTCATACTAGGAATTTCATACTATAGCACTTTTTTACATGTTCTCAGAACAGAGCAGGAGCTGAAAGTGAAATCAAATTGCATAGACTTGAGCAGAACtgtcaaaaacaaagcaaatttgacaaaaataaggatgaagttgcaaaaaaaaaataaaaaacattgttcataaacttttaaaatgcttcTTTGATAAAAAACTAGAATTACTGCCCTGCGGTTGTATGCCTccaccaaccagtcaagttgcagtttacatccatgtctgtccagactcatataatatatgtagtgacTACTTGGAAGAAACTGattaaaaggtataaagtgtattttttggctaaatggaagttatcactttattgatgatacatatgtattattatacattgttgaactgattaatgaaggattatcatagatgtattggctaaacaggatACATGTGTatttgattactatgtaaagatggattcttatagagtatagctacacaaaatgtcttctcctggcatttttagaggCAAAGACTCTCATTGAGCTGTAgttgaaactcactcactcactcacagaaTCACGATTAGCTGGGCGCGCGCCAATACGTTGTTTTCAGTCACGTGATTCTGATGActctcgaaattcagaatgaggcaggaagtgaaaggcagaatggacgagatggaggaaagcctgtactgtgctagttattgtttactcattgtgtcatCACAGtcaatgtgtgtaaaatctggAATCACCCAATTCTTTCTTAAAATTATGGCTAAAAGCCTATTATGAAATTATATATGAGGTTACAATGACGCAAAGTGTACGACCAACTGTAACTCTCACAATTTCCCCTTCtattcctgagttatggtgttaaATAATgtacataaatgtgtttttccaggtcattatgatgtcatagtgaagttgacctttgaccttttagGTAAAAAATTTTTATCACTTCAtcgttgtatcccattaaaGATCTGTGTGAAATTCACAGtgaactttgacctttgagtcaaaagtgccACCAATTAATTGTccaaccaactgtgaaatatgttcATCAATTCTttagttatggccaaaaacgtcTTTTATCAGGTCACAGTAACACAACTTGACCTTTGAGCACTAAATTCTAATCATCCTTGTGTCCAAGTGGACGATTGTGTGTTCTTGAGATATCGTGGTTATTAGAATGGGACAGACGGAGGGACGGACAACCCGAAAACATAATGCCTTCGGCCACGGCTATCGCCAGTGCACAGGCATAAAAACGCAGTCCCACTTAATGGGCTATTTCTTCAGTCATTTTAGACCTGATCATTTATGAAAtcaacagtggtggaaggtactgtacttaaaggagtactccagcattttagtattgcacttccataaagttgggggactcacaagagacagattgaaAAACAATGGTGCAACAGAGGCTGAgacatcctgacttttagtccctagtatgggtcatgCTCCAAAAACATTGTACCTACAtgcccataatgcaacttgacgGCATCTtacattagaccctccctgcctcctaAGTGTCCatttctttcaaactccatgagTCCAGTTTTTAaagcaggctttctgttaaaaatggaaaagtgtAAAACCAAGATAACCCCAGTCACCcccaatttttattattttttcaaaaagcTCCCTCCGGGGCCACAGAAAACAtaatactgttttcacaggctaagTTGTACTCCtcatgacgagtaaactgagcttaatttgtaaaatctgtggactgcccctttaagtacaattttgagatacttgtactcTACTTGAGTGTTTAcatttgatgctactttatatttctactccattacatttcagggGGgcaataatgtactttttatgctattacatttatatgacagctgcagttacttttttttttttacattcaaaacatagAATTATCTATAAAATAGATCTGGATCTAGCTGGATTGACAATTGTTTTTGGGCCCCTCCTTCATTTTATGACTATGACCCCGAAACCAACCAGTACTCCTATTCTAGAGTATGACCTGTTCCCATGTGAGTGCAGTATAAACTAACATTTAGTCTTCTACATAACACGGCCACAGAGATTAGATAATAATGCAGGACCCACCTTAGttgatattgtactttagtggtgcaagtataaagtagttaaaaccagctctATCTTTACCAACTAAACATTATAATCCTACTTAcatttaatgcatcagtaataattatccaataatataatgtataataagtattttaacttttaagatGTAAAATAAGTTAGCATTTTGCATATAATGCTTATTTTCTTActaagtaaataagtaaaatgttgaatttatgacttttacttaagtaaaggatctgagtatttcttccaccacaggAACTCCAGCATCTGTAGActctttgtttatgttgttgacACAAGCTTTAGAATAATATGTCACCTCTCTATATGATGTAAACACCATAGGTGACATCACTACAAATGCTGCTACATGCCTGATAGCAGGCAGCTATGATTTAATGtctatattgtatattttacatGCTGTCAAGTCATATAGAAGCTATGGATTATATAAAAATGCAGTATGTTACTAAGTATTAGGCTGATCCTCCACCTCGCCATTCCCAGGATTATTCCCGGAGGCACtgacttttactttttctgctgtttgctgctgcacGGTCCCATGTGCCTTCTTCAGCCAGTCCTTCTCCACATACGCTCTCACTTCCCCCACTGTACACCTCTTTCCTGCATCCAGAGCCAGGAGCTTGCCAAACATCTCCATGGCTTCTGGTGTGAACCTTTTCCACAAAGGAGGAATGTCCTCTTCAGTGTTAGGTCTCTCCTCCGTTCTACACCAGTCTGCAAACTCCTGGTAGAAGTCATCTGAGTCCATGCAGCGCTCCCAGGGGAAGTAGCCTGTAAGGATGCAGAAGATGACCACCCCAAAGGCCCAGGTGTCCAGGCTTGGCTCCACACTAAGTGGAGGAGTGGTCACTTCTTTCTGGCCCTCCAGCAAGGCCAGGGTACAAAGCTCTGGGGCCATGTAGGGCAGGGTTCCTGTGATGAAGCGTATCAGAGTACCTCTCTTCTGGGCCAGACCAAAGTCTGCCAGCTTTAcctggc
This sequence is a window from Siniperca chuatsi isolate FFG_IHB_CAS linkage group LG10, ASM2008510v1, whole genome shotgun sequence. Protein-coding genes within it:
- the si:dkey-8e10.3 gene encoding serine/threonine-protein kinase SBK1 isoform X1, which encodes MIELGLADGSLIDELMELTAQSLSHLEIQEHFNIIKEIGRGKYGKVLLVTHRFRGTPMALKVMPKASTKLQGFLREYCISLHLSCHPCIVGLFGIAFHSNEHYCFAQELVIGRDLFAVIQPKVGIPESSVKRCVLQIASALEFIHSHGLVHRDVKPENILLLDNHCCQVKLADFGLAQKRGTLIRFITGTLPYMAPELCTLALLEGQKEVTTPPLSVEPSLDTWAFGVVIFCILTGYFPWERCMDSDDFYQEFADWCRTEERPNTEEDIPPLWKRFTPEAMEMFGKLLALDAGKRCTVGEVRAYVEKDWLKKAHGTVQQQTAEKVKVSASGNNPGNGEVEDQPNT
- the si:dkey-8e10.3 gene encoding serine/threonine-protein kinase SBK1 isoform X2, yielding MAKCCWSHIASGKKARTPMALKVMPKASTKLQGFLREYCISLHLSCHPCIVGLFGIAFHSNEHYCFAQELVIGRDLFAVIQPKVGIPESSVKRCVLQIASALEFIHSHGLVHRDVKPENILLLDNHCCQVKLADFGLAQKRGTLIRFITGTLPYMAPELCTLALLEGQKEVTTPPLSVEPSLDTWAFGVVIFCILTGYFPWERCMDSDDFYQEFADWCRTEERPNTEEDIPPLWKRFTPEAMEMFGKLLALDAGKRCTVGEVRAYVEKDWLKKAHGTVQQQTAEKVKVSASGNNPGNGEVEDQPNT
- the si:dkey-8e10.3 gene encoding serine/threonine-protein kinase SBK1 isoform X3 encodes the protein MALKVMPKASTKLQGFLREYCISLHLSCHPCIVGLFGIAFHSNEHYCFAQELVIGRDLFAVIQPKVGIPESSVKRCVLQIASALEFIHSHGLVHRDVKPENILLLDNHCCQVKLADFGLAQKRGTLIRFITGTLPYMAPELCTLALLEGQKEVTTPPLSVEPSLDTWAFGVVIFCILTGYFPWERCMDSDDFYQEFADWCRTEERPNTEEDIPPLWKRFTPEAMEMFGKLLALDAGKRCTVGEVRAYVEKDWLKKAHGTVQQQTAEKVKVSASGNNPGNGEVEDQPNT